From the genome of Pseudobdellovibrionaceae bacterium:
CGCGCCTCGCGCAGAAACGTGCCCGCGCCCGTCATGGGATCCAGAAGCGTGACCCGGCGGCGCACGGCCCAGGGCTCGCCCTCCAGCAAAACGCGCAGACTGAAGGCCGCGTGCGTTTCCCGCAGCGGGGCAACGCCCGCGTGGGGACGATTCCCGCGCTTGTGCAGATGCTCGCCCGAGGTGTCGAGGCTGATCGTCCACTCGTCGCTCGCGCCGCGCAGGAAAACCTCGAACGGACTGTCCGCATCGAGTTTCCAGATGTCGGCGGCCCAGCGACGCAGCTGCTTTTCGTTGTGGAGCGCGCAGTGGTGGGCCTCGACGTTGAAGTGAAAGGGACGATCGCCCAAATAGGGTTTCAGGTTCAAAGAGCGCAGTCGCTCTTGCAGACGCGGCGGACTTTTCGCCGGAAAGCTCGCCAGCCGCAGCCAGATCCGATTCGCAAGCTTCAACCAGTGGTTGAGGGCGAGCCCTACCTCCCAGGCCGCTTCGAACTCCACGCCGCCCTGATCGGTCGTGACGATACGGAAGTCCGCAGTCGCCGGTCGTCCCGAGACGTCCAGCGTGAAGGGACGAAAAGATTCGATCTCTTGACGAAGGAGTTCTTCGGCGCCGAGGGCGCAGCTTGCGAAAAAACGGCGGACGTCAGACATGGCGCAAACTTTCCCGGATCATCCGAACCGCGCCCCGAGGTCGCGGCGATGCAGATAGATCGCGGCGGCGAAAAAGACGACGGAATATGCGAGAAGACCGTAGATCCACCGCTCGTTCGGGGTTTCGCCGCGCACGAGCGCCCAGATCACCTCGCCGTAAAAACGCGTCGGCAAATATTCCGAGATCGTCTGCACGCCGGCCGACAGCGCGTTCGGCGGAATCCAAAGCCCGCCCGCGAAGCTGAGCGGCAGGTACACGAGGTTCCCGACCGGAACCGCCGACTTCGGGTCGGTCAAAGATCCCAAAACCAAACCCAACGAGGCGAACGGAAAGCCGCAAAGCATGACCCACGCGAAAAACTCGAGGAACTGCCGCAGGCTCATCTGCGGCTCGGTCGCGAGCAGTGCGGTGACAACCACGAGCCCCACGGCCATCAACGCGAGCACGAAACTCGCGACGATCTGCGCGGCCAGAAACACCCACGACGGGACCGGCAGGCTGCGCAGGTACAGGCTCCAGTGCCCCGCGCGGTCCTGCGCGACCGCGACCGTCAGCTGAAAAAGGACCACGCCCAAAACCGCGAAGGCCGCGAACGAACCCATCAGCATCCGCGCGGAATCGGGATCCTGCGCGTTGGGCACCCCGAAGAACCAGAAAAACATCGACGGGAAGATCAAAGTCGTCAGCACGTAGGTCGGCTGGCGCAAAAGCTCCAAGATCGCGTAGCCCGCGAAACGGGGAAGCTTCAAAAGCGCGGTCATACGCTCCCCCCGTCCGCGCGGTCCCGACTGCCCGAGGCCCGCAGCTGGATGAACGCCTCTTCCAGTGAGGCCGGATGCACCGACAGATGCCGGAAGTCGACGCCGGCTTCGACGAGCGCGCGCAGGCTTTGGTCGCTGTCGCGACTCCACAGCACGTAATGACGCGAATCGCGACAATCAAAGCTCAGGTGCGGGACGCGCTGGAACTCGACGCTTGCGCCCGTCGGCATTTCGAATTCGATCTTCGACATCCGCACCTGGCGGCGGATCTCTTTCACTTCGCCCGCGAACAGTTTGCGGCCTTGATCGATCACGATCACGCGGTCCGAAAGCGCTTCGATCTCTTCGAGGTAATGCGTGGTCAGCAGAATGGTGACGCCGCGACGGCGTTCGTCGCGCACGACCTCCCACAAAAGACGCCTTGATTCCACATCCAGGCCCGTCGTGGGCTCATCCAAAAGAAGCAGATCCGGCGCGGCGATCAGCGCGCAAGCGAGGCCCAATCGGCGCTTTTCCCCACCCGATAGTCCTTGCGTGCGGCGGCCCCAGACTTTTTCGAGATGCAGCTTTTCGCGCCAGAGATCGGGCTCGCCCCGTCCGTAAGCGAGCGCCAGGAAGTGCAGGACCTCGCGCACCTTCATCGTCGGTGGGAACTCGAGCTCTTGCGGGGTCATGCCGACCCGGCCACGCACGCTCATCGCGGTGGGCGCCTCGCCGAAGACGTGCACGGTTCCCGAGGTCGGTCGGCGCAAACCGGTCAGAAGTTTGAGGCTTGTGGATTTCCCCGCGCCGTTCGGCCCTAAAAAGCCGACGATCTCGCCGGGCGCGATCTGAAAACTGAGATCGGCGAGCGCCGTAAAATCGCCGAAGGTCTTACCGACATTCCGAAATTCACAGACCGCGCTCACGACGGCATCCTTGCGTCCCCGAGGCGCTCACGGAAGAGCGGCTTGAATCCGACGACCATCATTCCGCAGACGAACGAAAGGATCGGCACGGCCGCGTAGGCGGGAACCAATCCGACAAGATCGGTCAGGCCCCCGATCACGGTGTGCATGAAGACCACCGAAACACCCGTCAGCGCGATCCCCAGCGAAGCCACGCGCTGAAACGAATCTGGAAACACCTTCGCGAGCGTCGTCATCCACACGGGATAAAAAATCGAAAGCGCGAAGCCCGACAGCGAAATCCACTCGGGGCGATGCAAAAGGCCCAGCGCCATCATGCCCGCGCCCAGAAACATCGACAAAGCCAGCTGGTGCGAAAGTTTCAGCGGGAGCGGCTTCACCGTGTACGCGAACCGCCCCACAAAAAGACCGACGAAGAAAATCGACGTCCACAAATTCGCCGCCGCGAGGTCGAAAGCGAAAGCCTCGCGCAAAAGAAGCGTCACCCGCGTCGAGACCATCAGCTCCAGCGCGACGTAAGCGCAGAGCAGGATCGCCCAGTAGACTTCGGGAAAGCCCAGGGATTCTTTCGCCCGTGCGGACTCTTCATGTTCTTCGAGCGAAGGCGCGGCGGCGGCCTTGCGGCTCATGAACAAAATCGCGAAAACCGTCAACAGCGAGAGGACCGCGGGCACGTAGAAGTTGATGCGCCACCCGAAGCCCAAGAAGGCGATCAAGATCACGACTCCGGGCGCGATCAGCGAGCTCAGTCCGTAGGTGGAATGAAGACCGCCCTGCGCGCGGCCCCGATGCTTTTGATCCGAGCCCTGCAGCACCAGCAGATTCTGCGTGACCCCCAAGCCGCCGACGGACACGCCGAAAAAAACCGCGCAGAAAAGAATCCACTCGAAAGAGGGACTCAGCGCATAGCCGATGAAGGAGAGGCTCATGAAGAGCATGAAAATCCACAGGCTCGTGAGGTGTCCCCACTTCGCGATGATCCTTGGCGCCGCGAAGGCCCCCGCCATGCTCACGAAGCTCGAGAGCGAGAAAAACAATGAACCGCGGCTATTGGACAACGAGAACTCGCGCAAGAGGTCCGCGAACAAAGGCCCGCGCAGGTTGTCGCTGAGCCCGAAAAGAAAGATGCTGATGTAGGCGAGGACGATCCAAACCCAATTCACGGGTCCCAGTGTCCAATGATCCCTGGGAAAAAACCAGCGCTTACTCGCGCGGGAGCGCCGGATTCGGGTTGCGTGCGGGCGTTCCGCCCTGCCCCGGCAGCACCATCTGGGGATTGAACGAACCGCTCGGAACGAGATCGGCTTTCAGAACCGCGAGCACTTTCAAAAGATCCACGGGACTGATCGGATCGTAGCCGAACGGCAGCTGCGCGAGACAAGCGCCCGTATTGAAATCGGCCCCCGGCTTTTTCTGCTCAAAAACCATGCAGACAAAGAAGCTGTCCGCAAGGGTCGTTCCCAAGGGGCTTTGCTCGGCGATGAACTGACGGAAGCGGGGCGCGGCCGCCGAGATTTCCGTTTGGGTCAGCTTCATGTCGCCATTCGTATCGTAAAGAATCCGCAGGATCTCGACGTAGTAAAGGATCGTCGCGTAGATCCGGATGTCCCCGTACTCGGTCAGGCCCGGACGCGAATAAGGCGCCCCGCCGATTTCCCAGATGCTGCCGTAGAAATCGTTCTCGCGGATGTGGCCCGTCATCGACATCTGCAGCGCCATCACCCCGGGCGCCGCCGCGAACAGATCCAGAAAATTCGATTTGAACACGCGGCGGAAGCAGTCGGTTTCAAGATAGTGTTTCCCGAAAACGTCGACGTCCGGAACCGCGCAGCCCGCGCTCACCGCGCGATTGTACAGATCGGTCGAGAGCATGCCGCCCGCGCCGGCCAGGATGTTCAGCTCTTCGAAAAGCTCGGTGGCCGAGAGTTCCCCGTCGCCGTTCCCCGAGAAGGTGAAGAAGCTCGCTTCTTTGAACGTACGTTCGGCCGGATTCGGCGAACGTTTGTCCAACGCGTGCAGATCCTGACCGATGGTGCGGAAATCGTCCTGGAAGAGCGTGAACTCTTTCGAGGACAGCGTCATGTTCCAGAGGTTCTTCGTGGTGCCGTGGGCGTAGCCACGCAGGATCATGCGTGTGAAAGTCCGCAGCAGCGTCACTTTCGTCATGCCGGGGAATCCCAGGCGCGACCATGAGGGATCACGAACAAGGACCAGGCGCTCGCGATCGTTCCACAGCATCGGATGGGGGGACTTCATCAGCCCCACCCACTCACGCCAGGTCTGCAGCAGCTCCGAAGCTTCGCCGGGCTTCAACTGCGGGCGTTTCGCGATGAGCGAACGTCCCGTGGGCTCGTTCAGCTCGTGGGTGAGCTGCGCGTAACGGACCTCTTTCGCCGGGTCCCGGAAGACGCCGTTCAGATGCCGCTGCGTCAGCGCCCAGGCGTTCCATTCGAAACGCAGGGTCGCCAGATGTTTGCGCGTGAGCGCTTCGACCTCGAACGCGCTTCGGCGCTGCGGGAACGGGCCGTCCACCATGGTCGTCAGCGCCATGCGGAAGGCCTCTTTCACCACGGGGAGCGTGATGTTGGTCTTCAGTAAGCCTTGCTCCATGATCTCTTGCAAAACGAGATCGAAGGCGTCGAGGCGCAGCTGATCTTTTTCACGTATCTCGGGCGAAGCCTCGACGAGATCGAAGACCGAGTCGCCGAAGTCGATGAGCTTTTCCATCTCGGCGGGCTGATTCAAATCGAGGTTGCGGATCCAGTAGACGAACTCCAGCGTCGTGCCGTAACCGCGCACGGTCCAGCCCAGCACCTGCTGCCAGTCCTTTTGCGAGTAAGCGAGGGTCTTATCGCCGAGGAACAGGAGCTTGAACTTCGCGGTCAAAGGAAGCCAACGCAGAAGCTGACCGAGCAGCGTATTGTCGTTCAGGTAAATGTTGAGCTGACGGACGAGCTCTTGAATGTCCTCGAAGCCGTAGTAGGTCGGCTCGACCTTCGTGACTTCGAGCAGGTTTTTGACCGAAAGCTCAATCTGGCGCTGCGCGGTTTTCAGATCTTCGCTGGAGACCTTCTGCTTTCCCGCTTGGAACAGCAGGATGCGCATCATCCCGCGCAGAGACAGGAACTCGCTCTCGAAGGTGTCGAGCAGCTTGCGCGCGGCTTCGATTTCGGGCTTCGTCATGACCTTGTCGCTGCCGCCCAGAAGGACGGACTTCAGCCTCATGATCTCGTTCATGAACTCGGCCGAGACCTTGCGGTCCGCCGGGAGCGCCTCGTTCAGAAAGCCGCGGATCTCTTCGCGGTCGTAGCTGTCGGAATTGCCGACGCCACGGGTGAATTTGTTGAAGTGAGTCAGCGTCGAGCGCAGGCAGGTGAAGTTCTCTTGCACGCGCGCGGCCGAGAGTTCGTCTTTCAAATAAAGACCGAGCTCTTTCGGGACGCTCTTGAGGCAACCGAGGGTCGAGCCCTGGAAGACGATCTGCTCTTCGGTGGGCGGGCTCTGCCGGCTCAGAAAACGATCGCAACCCGCCAGCCCGAAAGCCGCGGTCAACAGAAGGAGCTTAAAACGCATAGCTGACCCCCGCCCTCAACGAATCGTGATTCTCGAAGGCCGTGAACAGATCGGGATTGCGGCCCGTCGCCTTTTCGGCGCGCACCAGAACCAGATCCGCCCAGACGCCCCAGCTTTGATCGATCGCCCAGTTCGCGTCGAGAGTCCAACGCGAGTAGGTTTCGGAAAGCCCCTCGGTCCAGCGCGTGCGCAGCTCCAGCGAGCGAACGCCGCGACGGTAAGGCGTGATCCCCAGCTCCGCCGACAGGGCTTCGCGATAAGGGATGCGCGAAAGCGCGACGTCTTTGAGTTCTTCCGCCTTGGGGCCGACCATCTGGGTTTCCCCGCCCGAACGACGGATGTAACCCACACGCGCCGCGAGCCCGCGGTTGCGGTATCCCAGCGACGTCGTCCCGACCACCATGGGCCGGTAGGTCGCGTAAGTCAGATCCGCCTTCTGCTCGCGCGGGAGTTCGCTTTCCTCGACGAGGGCGCCCGCGCGGAACTCGAAACCGCGCAGGGTTTCGGGATTCGTGCGGAAGGCGTAATCCACCGAGGCGAGCTTGTGGTACATGACGGTCGGCTCGATGCGTACGGGCGCGCGCGAACCGGCCTCGGCCCAGCCGTCGATGCCGAGGCTCAAGGTGTTCATGGGTTTGTAGCCCAACGAAACGCTGAACTGACTGGGGTGGGCGTGATCGTCGAACGCCAGGCGCAGCGAGTAGCCCGAGTTGAAGACGATGCGCTCAAGCTGCGGGATCTCAATATTATAGTCGAGCGTGCGGACCAGATCCGAACCCTGCAGACGGATCTCGCGGGGCAGGTTCTGGAACCAGGGGCTTACGCGCTGAAAGCGACCTTCCTGCAGAACGTAACCCGCGCCTTGATCGGGAATGAAGATCGGCGTGCCCATGAGCTCGAAGCTCCAACCCCGGCCCGCGGGTTGCCCCAGGGTCAGGAAGGCGCCCGACAATCCCTGACTTTGCGGGCGCAGCACGTTCCAGCGGTACTGCGGCTGGAAAAGCCCCAGCTCCCAGTCTTCGTCGCCTTGGCTCCAGTTCACTTTGCGGCGACCGACGGCGAAGTTCGCCTGACGGAAATAGAGTTCACGCAAATCAAATGAGGAGAGCACCGGAGCCTGCGGCGAGAAACGGCCGCGCACGTCGACGCCGATGTATGCCGGCGCATCGCCGCCATCGTCGGAGTTAGAGTCGGAACTCTGTTTTTTGGAAATAAAACTCGCGCCGAAGAAAAAGTAGTTCCGATCGGGGGTGGAGGAGTAATCCGAACTCAAGAAACTTTCGGACTGAAGGTTCAGGGAGTTCTCGGTGGCGAAGAGTTCGTTCGCCGAGGCCGGTAATGAGAAACCGACGACCAGGAAAACCAGGCCGAAAAACTCCGCAATGCTGGTGTTAAGACACGGCTTACGCACTTTGACGAATTCTCCTAAACCCGTGAAATCCGCGCTTTTTTGATTCCTCAAGAAAGCGGAATTCGGGCATACTGTTCACTCGACATGACGGCAGCAACTAAAAAGATTTTACTGATTCGATTCTCAAGTATCGGGGATGTGACCCAGGCTTTGAGCATCCCCAGCCGCCTGAAGGAACTAAGTGCCGAAATTCACTGGGTCACGCGCGGCGACGTGGCCGTGCTCCTGGAGGAACACCCCGCCATCGACCGGATCTGGCGTCTCGAGAAACGTGAAGGAATTTCTGGTCTCTTCCGCCTCATTTCCGCGCTCCGACGCGAAAATTTTACCGAGGTGTATGATGCCCACAACAACCTGCGCTCGCGCCTGATCTGCCTGGGCTTGAGGTTGCGGTTTCACCCGCCCCGGCTTTTGCGACGCTCGATGAAGCGGTGGCAGAGGTTTTTGCTGCTGCGTTTTCACAAGAACACCTTCCGCAAACCCTTTTCGGGGCAACGGGATTTCTTGGAACCGCTCGCCGCCTGGGGTTTGGGCGAGAGTTTGCCGCCGCCACCGCAGATTTTCTGCGGGCGTCCGCACGCGCTGAAGGCGCAAGAAACTTTGCGCACCCAAAACTTCCGCCAGGCGATCGGTTTGGTGCCGTCGGCGGCTTATCCGTTGAAACGCTGGCCGCTCGAATACTACGCCGACTTGATCCGCGCCCTTCCCCAGCGCCGGTTCGTCGTCTTCGGCGGGCCGGGGGACGACTTCACGGAAAAGCTGCGCGAGGTCGCTCCGGAGCGCGTGCTGAATCTATCCGGCAAGCTGAGTTTGGCCGAGACCACCGCTTACGTCGCGGAGATGTCCGCGGTTGTCGCCAACGACACCGGCGTCTTGCACATCGCCGAGCAGCTGGGGAAACCCGCGATCGCGCTGATGGGCCCCGCGCCCTTCGGTTTTCCGTCGCGGCCCTCCACTGTGATTCTTGAACGCGAGCTCGCCTGCCGCCCGTGCAGCAAACACGGCCAGGGCCCTTGCGTGAATCCCGAATTTCAAAAGTGCCTGCGTGACATCTCGGTTGCGGAAGTGCGTGGAGTTCTTGAACGCCTGACCGTCATGGAGGCCCACCCTTGAGTGTCGCGATCCTCTCGTTCCTATACCGAAACCTCGTCCTCCCCCTCGTGGTGATTTTGCTGCGGATCTTGAAACCCATTTTCCCGGTGAAACTTCGCCGGATCATCGACGACCGCGACGAGTATCCGCAGCTCAAAAAGTACACCCAACCGCCCGTCCTCATCCATGCCGCGAGCGGCGAGCTCGAATACGCGAAGCCGCTGATCCGCTGGCTGCGCACGCACTCGCCCGGCACGCCCATCGTACTGACGTACTTCTCGCCCTCGGCGCTCCGACTGATCGAAGGCCTTCCGGTCGACGAAGTCCTGCCGCTGCCCTTCGATCTGACGCGGGACCAATCGGACTTTCTGGACCGACTGCGGCCCTCGATGGTGCTCGTCGCGCGCACCGATGTCTGGCCCGAGATGGCGCGCCAGTGCCGGATCCGCGACATCCCGGTGATCCTTTTTTCGGCGACCTTTAGCCGTCCGCTCGCGCGCAAATTCTGGATGTCGCGCACGCTGGATCGTTGGCGTTTCGAAAATCTGCGTTTGGTCGCGCCCGTCAGCGACGAAGACGAAACGAACTTCCGTTCGCTGAAATTGTCCACGCCGACCGCGGTGCTTGGCGATACCCGCTACGAGCAGGTCATCGAACGCCTGAAGGATCCGAAGAAGCTTCCCTTCACCATCGAAAACGACGCACGTTTCACCGGCGTTCTGGGCTCAACTTGGTTCGAGGACGATCAGGTCTGGATCGACGCTTTGACCGAACCCG
Proteins encoded in this window:
- a CDS encoding ABC transporter permease, with translation MTALLKLPRFAGYAILELLRQPTYVLTTLIFPSMFFWFFGVPNAQDPDSARMLMGSFAAFAVLGVVLFQLTVAVAQDRAGHWSLYLRSLPVPSWVFLAAQIVASFVLALMAVGLVVVTALLATEPQMSLRQFLEFFAWVMLCGFPFASLGLVLGSLTDPKSAVPVGNLVYLPLSFAGGLWIPPNALSAGVQTISEYLPTRFYGEVIWALVRGETPNERWIYGLLAYSVVFFAAAIYLHRRDLGARFG
- a CDS encoding ABC transporter ATP-binding protein, with product MSAVCEFRNVGKTFGDFTALADLSFQIAPGEIVGFLGPNGAGKSTSLKLLTGLRRPTSGTVHVFGEAPTAMSVRGRVGMTPQELEFPPTMKVREVLHFLALAYGRGEPDLWREKLHLEKVWGRRTQGLSGGEKRRLGLACALIAAPDLLLLDEPTTGLDVESRRLLWEVVRDERRRGVTILLTTHYLEEIEALSDRVIVIDQGRKLFAGEVKEIRRQVRMSKIEFEMPTGASVEFQRVPHLSFDCRDSRHYVLWSRDSDQSLRALVEAGVDFRHLSVHPASLEEAFIQLRASGSRDRADGGSV
- a CDS encoding MFS transporter yields the protein MNWVWIVLAYISIFLFGLSDNLRGPLFADLLREFSLSNSRGSLFFSLSSFVSMAGAFAAPRIIAKWGHLTSLWIFMLFMSLSFIGYALSPSFEWILFCAVFFGVSVGGLGVTQNLLVLQGSDQKHRGRAQGGLHSTYGLSSLIAPGVVILIAFLGFGWRINFYVPAVLSLLTVFAILFMSRKAAAAPSLEEHEESARAKESLGFPEVYWAILLCAYVALELMVSTRVTLLLREAFAFDLAAANLWTSIFFVGLFVGRFAYTVKPLPLKLSHQLALSMFLGAGMMALGLLHRPEWISLSGFALSIFYPVWMTTLAKVFPDSFQRVASLGIALTGVSVVFMHTVIGGLTDLVGLVPAYAAVPILSFVCGMMVVGFKPLFRERLGDARMPS
- a CDS encoding glycosyltransferase family 9 protein gives rise to the protein MTAATKKILLIRFSSIGDVTQALSIPSRLKELSAEIHWVTRGDVAVLLEEHPAIDRIWRLEKREGISGLFRLISALRRENFTEVYDAHNNLRSRLICLGLRLRFHPPRLLRRSMKRWQRFLLLRFHKNTFRKPFSGQRDFLEPLAAWGLGESLPPPPQIFCGRPHALKAQETLRTQNFRQAIGLVPSAAYPLKRWPLEYYADLIRALPQRRFVVFGGPGDDFTEKLREVAPERVLNLSGKLSLAETTAYVAEMSAVVANDTGVLHIAEQLGKPAIALMGPAPFGFPSRPSTVILERELACRPCSKHGQGPCVNPEFQKCLRDISVAEVRGVLERLTVMEAHP